TCATCGATTCGCTGGTGCTCGATCGCAAGTTGTTGTGAATTAACGATTTGCACGAATTCAGTGGCGATTGGTCCGTGTCGGTTAGAGCCATGGGTAGGCACTTTATGGGTGTGGGCACTCGATTTGCTCACAACTAGGGTGTCTGCGGGCGGGAGGTTCTGGTGGACACCGGGATGGGTGTCGACAGCCAGGGAATTCGCTTATCGTCCCCCCAATAAATTCAGGGAAGAACCGACAGTTGCCTCAGCGAATGATCGCTCATCTGCGGCTAGTAACTGTCCTACATGTAAGGAGTGATTGCAGATGATGAAGAGTCCTTTCGCCCGTCGCGATTTCCTTCGCGCACTCGTTCTGGGTGGTGCTTCGGTCGCTACCGCCAATTTGCTCGCTGAGGAAGGTGCTCTGAAAGAGCCAGTCTTCCGCATCAGCAAGGCCACCAGCGATGTTGCTGCTCGCAGCGCTCCTGCCCACCCACTCGATCCAGCTCTCAAACTGGCCCGCGAGTGCCTCGAACGCATCAATCGCGATGTTGTCGACTACACCTGCCTCATCGTCAAACGTGAGCGGATCAAGGGTACGCTCGGTGAACACGAATACATGGAAGCGAAGATTCGCAACCGCAAGGTGGTTGATGGTCGCATGACCACCCCCCTCTCGGTTTACATGCGATTCGTGAAGCCCAAGGGTGTTGAAGGCCGTGAGGTCATCTGGGTCGAAGGCCAGAACAACAACAAACTGAAAGCCCACGAAGGTGGATTTTTGGGGAGCAAGCTGCCGAGTGTATGGCTCGACATCAACGGCCCTCTTGCGATGCGTGGCCAACTTCACCCCATCAGCGACATCGGAATTGAGAACCTGATTCTCAAACTGATCGAAAAGGGTGAAGCCGACCGTGCTCACGAGGAATGCGTGGTGGAATTCACTAAGGGGGCCAAGCTCAACGGTCGCCCTTGCACTGTACTCACCGTTCGTCACCCTCAGCAGCGCGAACACTTCGAGTTCCATATCGCCCAGGTTTTCCTCGACGACGAACTCGGACTCCCTGTTCGCTACGCTGCCTATCACTGGCCCACGTCGCCCAATGACAAAATGGGCCCCGTGCTGGAGGAATACACCTACATCAACATCAAGACGAATGTGAACCTCACCGACAGCGACTTCAGCCCCGACAATCCTAACTACAACTTTTAGAGCACCTGTCTCTTGTTGTTGTAGCGGACCAACTGCTAGGTCCGAGTGACATACACGATTCGCTGGTGCAAATAATCGCTGGATAAAATCATCGTGGGCTCCGCAGGAACCAAGTGTTGCTGCGGAGCCCACTTCCTTTTTCTTGCTTTGGTTTTCTCGAATCTGGGGCAATTTCTCGCGATGTAGGGCAGCGGGAAGGTGCCTCACTAAACCTACGACTGCAGTCACAAGCAGCGATCGCGATCGCTGCTTCGTCAGGTTTGGTAGTCGCAAGACGGTGCAGTGATGCACTGTTTCATTGCTACGCGACCACGGATTGCTCTATAACTCGTGCAGGTCGCATGCTGCTGTAGCGGCGAAACGATCGATAAGCTGACAGCCGAAGGAAACCGTGATGCACTACTTGCGAGCAACGCTGCTTCTTACCACCGCGCTGCTACTTTGCGGCTGTCGAGGCGAAGTCACTCCCCCGACGACCAATTCTGAGCCCTCACACGAACCTGCCCCCATCGGCAAGTCGCTGCCTGACAGCCCCGCTGAAACACCGGCTACGATTCCCACCGAAGTTCCAGCTGAATTGTCGAACCTTTCGGTCGACCAGCTGGTGAACAAGCTTGTGAGTGATGCCACGCGCGACTCCGCAGCGATTGCGCTTGCGGCGAAAGGAAAAGAAGCTGTTCAGGCAACGCTCTCCGCTTGCAGTCACGAAAAATGGGAAGTTCGAGCCGCCGCTGTTTTTGTACTCAGCCAAGTAGATGGCGAGGCAGCGGTGACGAAGAAACTCACCGAGATGCGCGACAGCGACCCAGCACCTGCTGTTCGAGATGCTGCGGCATTCGGGCTCGATGCCCTCGACGAGCGTGCCCGACTCCGAAAATAATGCATTCGCTCTGTCGGAAAAAATCGAACTCTACCTCGAGAAGGTCACTGCTATGAAATCGGTTCGAGTCGCTGCGGTCCAAATGCATCATGAACCGGGCGATATCTCGACAAACTTAGCAACGATCGAGCGTGTCGCACGAGAGGCGGCTGAAGCCCAAGCCAAGATCATCGCCTTCCCCGAATGTTGTCTCCAAGGTTACTGGCATCTGCGAAATCTTTCGCGCGAAGAACTATTTTCTCTCGCCGAGCCACTCCCTACGGGCGATCACGCAGCATCAATACGAGCCCTCTCCGAAGAACTCCAAGCGACTATCGGCGTGGGACTCATCGAACGAGACGACCAAGGTCGACTTTTCAATTCTTATTTTGTTGCGATGCCGAGCGGACAGTTCGCGGTCCATCGTAAACTGCATGTGTTCGTCAGCCCTTTTTTGACGCCGGGGGACGATTACACCGTTTTCGATACGCCTCACGGCTGTCGCGTGGGGGTTCTGATTTGCTACGACAATAATCTTGTCGAGAATGCTCGTTGTACGGCGCTGCGTGGAGCCGAGATCCTGCTGTCGCCCCATCAAACCGGCGGTTGTAAAAGCGGATCTCCTTGTGCCATGGGGCCGATCGATCCTGCGTTGTGGGACAATCGCGAGCATGACCCCGCAAAAATCACGGCCGAGTTTCAAGGTGACAAGGGTCGGGGATGGCTCATGCGATGGCTACCGGCAAGAGCGCACGACAACGGCATGTTCTTGGTGTTTGCCAACGGCGTGGGACGGGACGACGATGAAACTCGAACCGGCAATGCCATGATTCTCGACTGCTACGGGCGCTTGCTGGCGGAGTCGAAAGATCTGGAGACCGATCTTGTTTTGGCCGATCTCGACGCGACTCTTCTCGAACGTTCGACCGGACAACGCTGGCTCAAAGCCCGTCGCCCAGAACTCTATTCCGCGATTGCCGAGCGAACCAGCCGCGAGCGCTCCACGCGCGAGGTCCGATTTGAGTATGATGCGAAAGAACTGGACAATATCCCCGGCGAGCGACCCGCGAAGTAGCGTTTTCCAGACTGCTTGCCGGTAGTCAGAACAACTCCAACGCTTAGCAAAATCTCCATGTTTGATCTCGCAAAAGTGCAGGCTGCGCTGCATCAGTTTGGTCTCGATGGTTGGCTCATCGGTGAGTTTCGAGGGAGCAATATGCCGGGCCGACGGGTGCTCGATTTCGCCGATCGAAGCATCACGAGCAGACGCTGGTTCTACTCGATTCCTCGTGAAGGAAAGCCCCTCAAACTGGTCCATCGAATCGAGCCCGGCGCGCTCGATCACCTCCCGGGCGAGACGATTGTTTATCTCCGGTGGCAAGAGTTCGAAGCAGGAATCGCTGCGCTCTGTGCTGGCAAAAAAAAGATCGCGATGGAGTACTCCCCGAAGAACAACATTCCCTACATCGCGCGCGTCGATGCGGGAACGATCGAACTGGTGCGATCGCAGGGCTGCGACGTCGTTTCGTCGGGCAATCTCATTCAACTCTTCGAGTCGGTGTGGGATGAGTCGCAGTGGGAAATGCATCTCCTTGCTAATAAGAACAACGTTGCTGCCTACGATCGCGCGTGGAAACTGATTGCCGATCGAATCGAAAGTGGCAAGCCCGTTACCGAGGGGGATGTGTGCGGGGAGATCCTGCAGCACTTCGCCGAGCATGCAATGACCACCTACCACCCGCCGATCGTGGGCGTGGGGCCTCACAGCGGCGATCCCCACTACGAGACTTCACCCGATTCGAAAACGCCGATTAAACGGGGCGATTTCGTACTAATCGATCTGTGGGCCAAACTCGATCAGCCTCGCGCGGTGTACAGCGATCTCACGCGTGTTGGCTTTGTCGGAACTGAAGTCCCTGAACAATTCAACAAGGTGTTCAAGATTGTCGCTGCAGCGCGCGATGCGGCGATTGCATACGTCCAAGAGGCGTTTGCCTCGGGGCGTCCGCTACAGGGGTGGGAAGTCGACGATGCCTGTCGCGAAGTCATCGTGAAGGCAGGCTATGGCGACTATTTCATTCACCGGACCGGGCATAGCATCGGTCAAGAGACGCACGGCAACGGCGCGAATATCGACAATCTCGAAACGCACGAAGATCGACTGATTCTCCCGGGAAGTTGCTTCTCGATCGAGCCTGGTATTTATCTCCCTGAGTTTGGGGCGCGTAGCGAGGTCGATGTCTTTGTCGATTGGAGCGGCAACGTGCATGTCACCGGCGGACCCCTGCAAACCGAGGTCCTTCCGATTTTGGCAAAATAACTTGAGAGTCAAGCGTGCTACAAGCGTTAAGCAATCAGGTTGCCGCTCACGATTTCTCCACCGAGAATCGTACACTCGTGATGCAATTGCAGATCGCGCAGAGATAGCACCACAAGATTAGCTGGTGCCCCGATTTCGAGGCCATGGCTGGCCATCCCCAAGTGTTGCGCTGGTCGAAGACTTGCCAGATCGATCGCATTTTCGATCGATAGCCCGAGCGCTGAGCGCAAATGATTGATGCAGTAGAGTAGATCGCGCGAAGCCCCTGCGAGCAATTGACGCTGGTGCGCCACGACGAGCTTTCCGTCTTCGAGCACTTCCACTTCCCCCAGTCCGCTGCGGTAGATTCCGGGGGGCATTCCGGCAAGGGCCGTGATATCGCTAACGAGTAGCGACCGCTCGAGTCCTTTCACGCGCAGCATCGACTTGAGAACACTCGTGGGTAAGTGATGCCCATCGGCAATCAGCGTCGCTGTGAGTCGATCGTCGGCAAGCTGATCCCATATGTAATTCGGATGACGCTTGATGCTGGGATGAGCGCCATTTCCCAGATGTGTGCTCAGTGTAGCGCCAGCGTCGACCGCAGCGGTGATTTGCTCGGAACTAGCAGCCGTATGTCCGATTGCCACAAGCACACCCTGCTGTACTAGGTAGCGAATTAACTCAATCGAATCGGGATATTCCGGCGATAGAGTGACGAGTTTGATATGGCCACGAGCGGCTGATTGCAGCTGTTTAAACTCTTCGAGGGAAGGTGGACGGACATGTTCGCGGGGGTGAGCTCCGCGCGGGCCATCTTCGGCAGAGATGTACGGTCCTTCGAGATGAATGCCGGCGATCGATTGCCGGCTTCGTGGCAAACTTTCTTTGGCCGTGGCAATGACTCCCAGCGATCGCACGAGCAGTTCGCGCGAGTCGGTCGTGCACGTTGGCAAGTAATGCGTAACGCCAGCTTGCAGCATCCCTTGAGTCACCGCCTCCACATCGTCTGGCGAAACATGGGGGTGATTGAGTTCGTGTCCGGCAAGACCATTCACCTGCAGGTCGATGAGTCCCGGAGCAACGATTGGCAAATGGCCAGCCGATGTTTGGTGGGCAAAATCGGCCTGGATCGACTGAATGTGACCAGCCGCAATGTCGACGACGACAGGGCGAAGCGTGTCGTAGCGGCGGGCGAGGAGGCGAAAGGTATTCAAACGAACAGGCTCCTCGGCGAAGTGAGTAACGCAGATGCGACGCTCTGTGCCGATCGAGAAAATGGAGGCAGGAAGCTCAGTCGTCATGATTGCGACGGAACTCGCGAGCGACAAGGGTGGATCGACGGCCTTGGAATTGCATGCGCTCGGTGATCGTCGTATTCTAAACGGGCTATTCCTCTCTCCCGCCATGTTTTGGTGAAGTCATGAGTTTACTCTACGTTGTGCTCCCGGCCGGGCTATTGCTGCTCGCGGCCTACTTCACCTATGGTCGACTACTTGCGCGACTGCTGCAACTCGATCCCAATCGCGTGACTCCCGCTGTCGAACGGCAAGATGGTCTCGATTACGAACCAATTAGCGTCGGTTCGCTTGTACCCCAGCATTTTTCTGCCATTGCAGCAGCTGGGCCGATTGTGGGGCCGATTTTGGCAGGACTTACGTTCGGCTGGCTCCCGGCGCTCATTTGGATTTTGATCGGCTGTATCTTCATTGGTGGTGTTCACGACATGACGGCGCTAGTGGCCTCGGTTCGCCACAATGCCTGCTCGATCGCCGAAGTGGTGCGCGACCATATGAGTCGTCGCAGCTACCTCCTCTTTCTCGCTTTCATTTGGATCGCACTGGTCTACATCATTGTGGCATTCACCGACATCACGACGCTGTCGTTTGTTGGTGCTCCAAACGCTGAAGCTGGTGGTGTGGGTGGGGGCGCGATTGCTTCGTCGTCGGTGATGTACCTGCTGCTGACACTCGCCATGGGACTCTGCGTCCGGTATTTGAAGACGCCGATGTGGGCGGCCACGATTGTCTTCATTCTGCTGATCGGGGTCGCTATCGTCGCCGGCAAGTATATTCCGCTCGACATCACGATGGGTGGCGACATGAGCGACGCGCGCGGCCGAAAAGTGTGGGCCGTGATTCTGCTGGTTTAC
This window of the Pirellula staleyi DSM 6068 genome carries:
- a CDS encoding nitrilase family protein, with translation MKSVRVAAVQMHHEPGDISTNLATIERVAREAAEAQAKIIAFPECCLQGYWHLRNLSREELFSLAEPLPTGDHAASIRALSEELQATIGVGLIERDDQGRLFNSYFVAMPSGQFAVHRKLHVFVSPFLTPGDDYTVFDTPHGCRVGVLICYDNNLVENARCTALRGAEILLSPHQTGGCKSGSPCAMGPIDPALWDNREHDPAKITAEFQGDKGRGWLMRWLPARAHDNGMFLVFANGVGRDDDETRTGNAMILDCYGRLLAESKDLETDLVLADLDATLLERSTGQRWLKARRPELYSAIAERTSRERSTREVRFEYDAKELDNIPGERPAK
- a CDS encoding HEAT repeat domain-containing protein — encoded protein: MHYLRATLLLTTALLLCGCRGEVTPPTTNSEPSHEPAPIGKSLPDSPAETPATIPTEVPAELSNLSVDQLVNKLVSDATRDSAAIALAAKGKEAVQATLSACSHEKWEVRAAAVFVLSQVDGEAAVTKKLTEMRDSDPAPAVRDAAAFGLDALDERARLRK
- a CDS encoding DUF1571 domain-containing protein, coding for MMKSPFARRDFLRALVLGGASVATANLLAEEGALKEPVFRISKATSDVAARSAPAHPLDPALKLARECLERINRDVVDYTCLIVKRERIKGTLGEHEYMEAKIRNRKVVDGRMTTPLSVYMRFVKPKGVEGREVIWVEGQNNNKLKAHEGGFLGSKLPSVWLDINGPLAMRGQLHPISDIGIENLILKLIEKGEADRAHEECVVEFTKGAKLNGRPCTVLTVRHPQQREHFEFHIAQVFLDDELGLPVRYAAYHWPTSPNDKMGPVLEEYTYINIKTNVNLTDSDFSPDNPNYNF
- a CDS encoding amidohydrolase family protein; translated protein: MNTFRLLARRYDTLRPVVVDIAAGHIQSIQADFAHQTSAGHLPIVAPGLIDLQVNGLAGHELNHPHVSPDDVEAVTQGMLQAGVTHYLPTCTTDSRELLVRSLGVIATAKESLPRSRQSIAGIHLEGPYISAEDGPRGAHPREHVRPPSLEEFKQLQSAARGHIKLVTLSPEYPDSIELIRYLVQQGVLVAIGHTAASSEQITAAVDAGATLSTHLGNGAHPSIKRHPNYIWDQLADDRLTATLIADGHHLPTSVLKSMLRVKGLERSLLVSDITALAGMPPGIYRSGLGEVEVLEDGKLVVAHQRQLLAGASRDLLYCINHLRSALGLSIENAIDLASLRPAQHLGMASHGLEIGAPANLVVLSLRDLQLHHECTILGGEIVSGNLIA
- a CDS encoding M24 family metallopeptidase codes for the protein MFDLAKVQAALHQFGLDGWLIGEFRGSNMPGRRVLDFADRSITSRRWFYSIPREGKPLKLVHRIEPGALDHLPGETIVYLRWQEFEAGIAALCAGKKKIAMEYSPKNNIPYIARVDAGTIELVRSQGCDVVSSGNLIQLFESVWDESQWEMHLLANKNNVAAYDRAWKLIADRIESGKPVTEGDVCGEILQHFAEHAMTTYHPPIVGVGPHSGDPHYETSPDSKTPIKRGDFVLIDLWAKLDQPRAVYSDLTRVGFVGTEVPEQFNKVFKIVAAARDAAIAYVQEAFASGRPLQGWEVDDACREVIVKAGYGDYFIHRTGHSIGQETHGNGANIDNLETHEDRLILPGSCFSIEPGIYLPEFGARSEVDVFVDWSGNVHVTGGPLQTEVLPILAK